GGTCTCCTCGGTCGCGCATCGGATCGGGCTGGGCGGGGCGGAGCTGGCACGCGTTCCCGAGTCGGTGCTGTGGAACGTACGGTTCCCGAGGATCGTGCTGGCGTTGCTGATCGGCGCGTCGCTCGGGTGTGCGGGGGCGCTGATGCAGGGCGTCTTCGGGAACCCGCTGGCGGAGCCGAGTGTCATCGGGGTCTCGCTGGGCGCGGCGGTGGGCGCCGTCGCGACGATCGCGTTCGGGATCACGTTCCTCGGGAACTGGACGGTGTCCGTCTTCGCGTTCGTCGCCGGGCTGATCACCGTGTTCGTGGTGTACGCGATGTCGCGGTCGGGCGGCCGGACCGAGGTCGTCACGCTGATTCTCACCGGCATCGCGGTGAACGCGTTCGCGGGCGCCACGATCGGGCTGTTCATCTTCCTCGCGGAGGACACGGCGGCCGTCAACCAGATCGCGTTCTGGCAGCTGGGCTCGCTCGCGCAGTCGACGTGGCCGAAGGTGCTGGCGGTGCTGCCGTGTGCGGTGATCGGGCTGGCCGTGGCGCCGTTCTACGCGCGCAAGCTGGACCTGCTCGCGCTGGGTGAGCGGCCGGCGCGGCATCTCGGGGTGGACGTGGAGCGGCTGCGGGTCGTGCTGATCCTGGTCGTCGCGCTGCTGACCGCCGCC
This genomic stretch from Streptomyces deccanensis harbors:
- a CDS encoding FecCD family ABC transporter permease, whose amino-acid sequence is MTVLDKPVEPERADGPDGAHGTGEAGGGVTGRPGKAGPRPSGAGRRRAPLLLTVGLLVALCVLVPVAGGLGAYPIPTGDVVSSVAHRIGLGGAELARVPESVLWNVRFPRIVLALLIGASLGCAGALMQGVFGNPLAEPSVIGVSLGAAVGAVATIAFGITFLGNWTVSVFAFVAGLITVFVVYAMSRSGGRTEVVTLILTGIAVNAFAGATIGLFIFLAEDTAAVNQIAFWQLGSLAQSTWPKVLAVLPCAVIGLAVAPFYARKLDLLALGERPARHLGVDVERLRVVLILVVALLTAAAVSVSGVIGFVGLVVPHLLRMAAGPGHRFLIPGSALAGAVVLLAADLAARTIVQPAELPLGVLTALIGSPFFFWLLRRTRRKQGGWA